A part of Clostridium novyi genomic DNA contains:
- the def gene encoding peptide deformylase codes for MALRNIRVNEDTILRKTCKRVDEINERILTLIEDMKETMYEADGVGLAAPQIGVLKRLVVIDVGDGPISLINPEIISYEGSQTDYEGCLSLPGKQGKVTRPYKVIAKALNEKGEEVEINGEGLLARAICHELDHLDGVLFMDKVIKEEK; via the coding sequence ATGGCATTAAGAAATATAAGAGTAAATGAAGATACTATATTAAGAAAGACATGTAAAAGAGTAGATGAAATAAACGAAAGAATATTAACTCTCATTGAAGATATGAAAGAAACTATGTATGAAGCAGACGGAGTAGGGCTTGCAGCTCCACAAATAGGTGTATTAAAAAGATTAGTGGTTATAGATGTTGGAGATGGTCCTATATCTTTAATTAATCCTGAGATTATAAGCTATGAAGGCAGTCAAACTGATTACGAAGGATGTTTAAGCCTTCCAGGAAAGCAAGGAAAAGTTACAAGACCTTATAAGGTTATAGCAAAGGCATTAAATGAAAAAGGAGAAGAAGTAGAGATTAATGGAGAAGGATTGCTTGCAAGAGCCATTTGTCATGAACTAGATCATTTAGATGGTGTTTTATTTATGGATAAGGTAATAAAGGAGGAAAAATAA
- the fmt gene encoding methionyl-tRNA formyltransferase produces MKIIFMGTPEFAVPSLEAIIDNFGVEAVFTQPDRPKGRGKKVAMSPVKEVALKNNIEVCQPTKLKNEPEFIEKLKKIQPDFIIVVAYGQILSKEVLEIPKYACINLHASLLPKYRGAAPLNWAIINGEKKSGNTTMLMDVGLDTGDMLMSQEVEINEDMTAGELHDILMYQGGKLLVETINKMVKGEINPQKQDESSTCYASMLDKKIACIDWKNSAKDIHNLIRGLNPWPVAYTYYNDKAMKIYKSQVLNEKSSKEPGTIIEVSKNGLKIACGDGILLVKEIQFPGKKSLKVEEYIRGNSIEVGSILK; encoded by the coding sequence ATGAAGATAATTTTTATGGGAACTCCTGAATTTGCAGTACCTTCACTTGAAGCTATTATTGACAATTTTGGAGTTGAGGCAGTTTTTACACAACCAGATAGACCAAAGGGGAGAGGAAAAAAAGTTGCTATGTCACCTGTAAAAGAAGTGGCATTAAAAAATAATATTGAAGTTTGTCAACCTACTAAATTAAAAAATGAACCTGAATTTATAGAAAAACTAAAAAAAATTCAGCCTGATTTTATTATAGTAGTAGCTTATGGACAAATTTTATCTAAAGAAGTTTTAGAAATTCCTAAATATGCTTGTATCAATCTTCACGCATCTTTATTACCTAAATATAGAGGCGCAGCTCCACTTAATTGGGCTATAATAAATGGAGAGAAAAAAAGCGGAAACACAACAATGCTTATGGATGTAGGACTTGATACAGGAGATATGTTAATGTCTCAAGAGGTAGAAATAAATGAAGATATGACAGCGGGAGAGTTACATGATATATTAATGTATCAAGGTGGAAAATTATTGGTAGAAACTATAAATAAAATGGTTAAAGGAGAAATTAATCCGCAAAAACAAGATGAATCAAGTACATGTTATGCATCTATGCTAGATAAAAAGATAGCTTGTATTGATTGGAAAAATTCTGCAAAGGATATACATAATCTTATAAGGGGATTGAATCCATGGCCAGTAGCATATACTTATTATAATGATAAAGCTATGAAAATATATAAATCACAAGTATTAAATGAAAAGAGTAGTAAAGAACCTGGTACTATAATTGAAGTATCTAAAAATGGATTAAAAATTGCATGTGGAGATGGAATTTTATTAGTAAAAGAAATTCAATTTCCAGGAAAAAAATCTCTTAAAGTAGAAGAATATATAAGAGGAAATTCCATTGAAGTTGGAAGCATTTTAAAGTAA
- a CDS encoding zinc metallopeptidase yields the protein MFWFYDKTMVILIPALIISAWAQLKVSSTFNKFSNVRSINGYTGAQVARMLLDAEGLYDIPVQEISGKLTDHYDPRNRVMCLSTDVYHGTSVASIGVAAHETGHAIQHKKHYAPLEMRNSIVPVVNFSSSASWIIFMIGLFIKSSGLIQIGIILFSAVVIFQLITLPVEFNASNRALKILENRNILYGDEIRGARSVLSAAAMTYVAAALTAILELVRLIAISKDE from the coding sequence ATGTTTTGGTTTTATGATAAAACAATGGTTATTCTTATTCCAGCTTTAATAATTTCAGCATGGGCTCAATTAAAAGTTAGTTCTACTTTTAATAAGTTTTCAAATGTAAGAAGTATAAATGGTTATACAGGGGCTCAGGTTGCTAGAATGTTACTTGATGCAGAAGGTCTTTATGATATTCCTGTTCAAGAAATATCAGGAAAACTAACAGATCATTACGATCCTAGGAATAGGGTAATGTGTTTGTCAACAGATGTATATCACGGAACTTCAGTAGCATCTATAGGAGTTGCAGCGCATGAAACTGGGCATGCAATTCAGCATAAAAAGCACTATGCACCATTAGAAATGAGAAATTCAATAGTACCAGTAGTAAATTTTAGTTCTAGTGCATCATGGATAATATTTATGATTGGTCTTTTTATTAAAAGTTCTGGATTAATTCAGATAGGCATAATATTATTTAGTGCTGTTGTAATATTTCAGTTAATTACATTACCTGTTGAATTTAATGCATCAAATAGAGCACTTAAAATATTAGAAAATAGAAATATATTATATGGTGATGAGATAAGAGGAGCTAGATCAGTATTGTCAGCTGCTGCTATGACATATGTAGCTGCTGCATTAACAGCTATATTAGAACTTGTAAGACTTATAGCAATCAGTAAGGATGAATAG
- the rsmB gene encoding 16S rRNA (cytosine(967)-C(5))-methyltransferase RsmB, producing the protein MENARKICIDILEMVFNKNAYSNIVLRQSLNNQKINEKDKGLITEIVYGTIKYKYTIDAILNTYLKKGTKSVDSYILNILRITIYQIKYLDKIPNFAAVNEAVNIAKKHKSIRESKLVNGVLRNYLRNLDKVYYNKNSVVERLCFEYSCEKWLVKMFINQYNEEITEKILNGLNERPAVTVRVNNLKTDYDEAFNKLEEYGYSIEEGYVCPEAIIINKGKSIESNPLFEDGKVTVQDESAMLVAATMDIKEGSLVLDLCSAPGGKTTHISEIMNNTGKVMAFDIHENKLSLVKDNAKRLGINNIECSKLDASKFNEKLKETADAVLIDVPCSGLGIIRKKPEIKYTKNMESVKDIVNIQKEIMKNAARYVKVGGTLLYSTCTINKKENEQNIDWFIRNFPEYTVEPIFYGEMDNIIYNENRTVTILPNKYMDGFFIAKLKRNR; encoded by the coding sequence ATGGAAAACGCTAGAAAAATATGTATTGATATACTTGAGATGGTTTTTAATAAAAATGCATATTCCAATATAGTTTTAAGACAGAGTTTGAATAATCAAAAGATTAATGAGAAAGACAAAGGATTAATAACTGAAATTGTATATGGAACTATTAAATATAAATATACTATAGATGCAATATTAAACACTTACTTGAAAAAAGGAACTAAAAGTGTAGATTCATATATATTGAATATATTAAGAATTACTATATATCAAATAAAATATTTAGATAAAATTCCTAATTTTGCTGCTGTAAATGAAGCTGTAAATATAGCAAAAAAACATAAATCTATTAGAGAGTCTAAATTAGTAAATGGGGTTTTAAGAAATTACCTTAGAAATCTTGATAAAGTTTACTATAATAAAAATAGTGTAGTAGAAAGATTGTGTTTTGAGTACTCATGTGAAAAATGGTTAGTTAAGATGTTTATTAATCAATATAATGAAGAAATAACAGAGAAAATATTAAATGGTCTTAATGAAAGACCTGCAGTTACAGTAAGAGTAAATAATTTAAAAACTGATTATGATGAGGCTTTTAATAAACTTGAGGAGTATGGATATAGTATAGAGGAAGGATATGTATGTCCAGAAGCTATTATTATAAACAAAGGGAAGAGTATTGAAAGTAATCCTTTGTTTGAAGATGGTAAAGTAACAGTACAAGATGAAAGTGCTATGTTGGTTGCAGCTACTATGGATATAAAAGAAGGAAGTTTAGTATTAGATCTATGTAGTGCTCCAGGTGGAAAAACAACACATATTTCGGAGATTATGAACAATACTGGAAAAGTTATGGCTTTTGATATTCATGAAAATAAATTAAGTTTAGTAAAAGATAATGCTAAAAGATTAGGAATAAATAATATAGAGTGTAGTAAATTAGATGCTTCTAAGTTTAATGAAAAATTAAAAGAAACAGCAGATGCAGTTTTAATAGATGTTCCATGTTCTGGACTTGGGATAATAAGAAAAAAACCAGAAATTAAGTATACAAAAAATATGGAATCTGTAAAAGATATAGTAAATATACAAAAAGAAATAATGAAAAATGCAGCAAGATACGTTAAAGTAGGGGGAACCCTATTGTATTCTACATGTACTATTAATAAAAAGGAAAATGAACAAAATATAGATTGGTTTATAAGAAATTTTCCTGAATATACTGTAGAACCTATATTTTATGGTGAAATGGATAATATTATATATAATGAAAATAGAACAGTAACTATTTTACCTAATAAATACATGGATGGATTTTTTATTGCTAAACTTAAAAGAAATAGGTAG
- the rlmN gene encoding 23S rRNA (adenine(2503)-C(2))-methyltransferase RlmN, whose product MKNILDFDLEELKSWMAENGESKFRAKQIFEWIYKKSAFSFHEMTNISKASKEKLKNSFYIEIPNIIKKYKSNIDGTEKFLFEYKDGNIIESVVMRYKHGNSICVSTQIGCRMGCKFCASTVEGVVRNLTSGEIVAQILKAQQEIGERISNVVLMGSGEPLDNYDNVVKFIKLINDDNALKIGQRHITLSTCGIVPKIKELADEKLQITLAISLHAPNDEIRKSMMPVANKYNIKELLDACKYYSRITNRRITFEYALVNGINDSAKNAEELFNQLKGILCHVNLIPVNEIKENDYKRSRAKNIEEFKNILIKYGIETTIRREMGSDINGACGQLRRNYIKNN is encoded by the coding sequence ATGAAGAATATACTAGATTTTGATTTAGAAGAATTAAAGAGTTGGATGGCTGAAAATGGTGAAAGTAAATTTAGAGCTAAGCAAATTTTTGAGTGGATATACAAAAAATCTGCTTTTAGTTTTCATGAAATGACTAATATATCTAAAGCATCTAAAGAAAAGCTTAAAAATTCTTTTTATATAGAGATACCCAATATAATAAAAAAATATAAATCTAATATTGATGGTACTGAAAAATTTCTTTTTGAATATAAAGATGGTAATATAATCGAATCTGTAGTTATGAGATATAAACATGGAAATTCAATTTGTGTATCAACACAAATTGGATGTAGAATGGGATGCAAATTTTGTGCATCTACAGTAGAAGGTGTAGTGAGAAATTTAACATCAGGAGAAATAGTGGCTCAAATACTTAAAGCGCAACAAGAAATAGGTGAAAGAATATCAAATGTTGTACTTATGGGAAGTGGAGAGCCATTAGATAATTACGATAATGTAGTGAAATTTATAAAACTTATAAATGATGACAATGCTTTAAAAATTGGTCAAAGACACATTACTTTATCAACTTGTGGTATAGTTCCTAAGATAAAAGAACTTGCAGATGAAAAATTACAAATAACTTTAGCTATTTCTTTGCATGCTCCTAATGATGAAATAAGGAAAAGTATGATGCCAGTAGCAAATAAATATAATATAAAAGAGTTATTGGATGCTTGCAAATATTATTCTAGAATTACAAATAGAAGAATAACTTTTGAATATGCTCTAGTAAATGGAATTAATGATAGTGCTAAAAATGCTGAAGAGTTATTTAATCAACTTAAAGGTATATTGTGTCATGTAAATTTAATTCCTGTTAATGAAATTAAGGAAAATGATTATAAAAGATCGAGAGCAAAAAATATAGAGGAGTTTAAAAATATTTTAATTAAATATGGAATCGAAACCACAATACGAAGAGAAATGGGATCAGATATAAATGGAGCTTGTGGACAATTAAGAAGAAATTATATTAAGAACAATTAA
- a CDS encoding Stp1/IreP family PP2C-type Ser/Thr phosphatase, which yields MSSNKSYTERLCVGFLSDVGNVREINEDFIGKYEDDEFALYIVADGMGGHNAGDVASKIAVESCIEFIKNNVCAENIEDLLKDAIKYANNNIYLKAKSNKKLCGMGTTITAFLIHNNEAVVANVGDSSCYIIEDNLKKVTKDHSLVQQLVDDGSITEEEAINHPNKNIITRALGTKETVDIDIFKINMNSIRKVILCTDGLSNEVSKEEMYNIILENTNQRACELLVDLCKSKGGRDNISVIIFGGMQK from the coding sequence ATGAGTAGTAATAAAAGTTATACCGAAAGATTATGTGTAGGTTTTTTATCTGATGTTGGAAATGTGAGAGAGATTAATGAAGATTTTATAGGAAAATATGAGGATGATGAGTTTGCTCTGTATATTGTAGCGGATGGAATGGGAGGACATAATGCTGGAGATGTGGCTAGTAAAATAGCTGTAGAATCCTGTATAGAGTTTATAAAAAATAATGTATGTGCAGAAAATATAGAAGATCTATTAAAAGATGCCATTAAATATGCTAATAATAATATATATCTTAAGGCCAAAAGTAATAAGAAGTTATGTGGTATGGGGACAACTATAACTGCTTTTCTTATTCATAATAATGAAGCTGTTGTAGCTAATGTTGGTGATAGTAGTTGTTATATTATTGAGGATAATTTAAAGAAGGTTACAAAGGATCATTCTTTAGTTCAACAATTAGTTGATGATGGAAGTATAACTGAAGAAGAGGCTATAAATCATCCTAATAAAAATATAATAACACGAGCATTAGGAACAAAAGAAACAGTAGATATAGATATATTTAAGATAAATATGAACTCTATACGTAAAGTTATTTTGTGTACTGATGGATTATCTAATGAGGTTTCTAAAGAAGAGATGTATAATATAATATTAGAAAATACAAATCAAAGAGCATGTGAACTTCTAGTGGACTTGTGTAAAAGCAAAGGTGGAAGGGACAATATTTCAGTGATTATATTTGGAGGAATGCAAAAATGA
- the pknB gene encoding Stk1 family PASTA domain-containing Ser/Thr kinase produces the protein MTGTILGNRYELLQKIGEGGMAEVYKAKCHLLNRYVAVKILKNQYSDNMEFVNKFKQEAAAAASLSHNNIVGIYDIGSENNINYIVMEYIDGKTLKQIINENQVLKYNKAIEIASQIAKALECAHNNNIIHRDVKPHNILVTKDGIIKVTDFGIAKATSSVTITNSDKIIGSAHYISPEQAKGKFVDCKTDIYSLGIILYEMVTGEVPYDGESPVSVALKHVQEQVIPPIKVNPNIPESLNKLILKAVEKEPYKRYQSAHDILMDLEKIQQNPNTNIAANVEENEYTKIMSPIPDVDENFKDNKAKELYNGIEDDDTKYEKFKDDLKNNKKRML, from the coding sequence ATGACTGGGACTATTCTAGGAAATCGATATGAATTATTGCAGAAAATTGGAGAAGGCGGCATGGCTGAGGTATACAAAGCCAAGTGTCATCTATTAAATAGATATGTAGCAGTAAAAATTTTGAAAAATCAGTATTCTGATAATATGGAATTTGTAAATAAATTCAAACAAGAAGCAGCGGCAGCAGCAAGTTTATCACATAATAATATAGTTGGTATTTATGATATTGGATCAGAAAATAATATAAATTATATTGTTATGGAATACATAGATGGTAAAACATTAAAACAAATAATAAATGAAAATCAAGTTTTAAAGTATAATAAAGCAATTGAAATTGCAAGTCAAATTGCTAAAGCATTAGAATGTGCTCACAATAATAATATTATTCATAGAGATGTTAAACCACATAATATTTTAGTAACTAAAGATGGTATTATAAAGGTAACTGATTTTGGTATAGCAAAGGCAACATCCTCTGTTACTATAACGAATTCGGATAAAATTATAGGGTCAGCACATTATATTTCTCCAGAACAAGCTAAGGGAAAATTTGTTGATTGTAAAACAGATATATATTCTTTAGGAATTATTTTATATGAGATGGTTACAGGAGAAGTTCCCTATGATGGAGAAAGTCCTGTATCAGTCGCATTAAAACATGTTCAAGAACAAGTTATACCTCCTATAAAAGTTAATCCGAATATACCTGAAAGTCTAAACAAATTAATTTTAAAAGCGGTGGAAAAGGAACCGTATAAAAGGTATCAAAGTGCTCATGATATACTTATGGACTTAGAAAAAATACAGCAAAATCCAAATACAAATATAGCTGCAAATGTAGAGGAAAATGAGTATACTAAGATAATGAGTCCTATACCAGATGTAGATGAAAATTTCAAAGATAACAAAGCAAAAGAACTTTATAATGGTATAGAAGATGATGATACAAAATATGAAAAATTTAAAGATGACTTGAAGAATAATAAAAAAAGAATGTTATAA
- a CDS encoding Stk1 family PASTA domain-containing Ser/Thr kinase, with protein sequence MVTGGKKKSGKVKIPNVIGMTKEEAEKLAKDSGLKFVFEEESSDKPKGVIIKCYPAPGQEIDLSDNDEVRAIVSSGEKKSGIPNLIGIDFEAAKEYLKSYNLKLGKVTHEYNNNIGKGKVCNQSPKPGSELEESTTIDLVISKGTRLEMTTVPNLINKKLDEAQTLISSARLKLGTINKIPTTDKDKDGIVSVQSIEPNSRVRQNTVINITCYSFGDKDVVSVPNFVNKTVKEARELAAQSNVSISVKGREDFVITSQDKTPGTAVSKGTNIILNSEPNP encoded by the coding sequence ATGGTTACAGGTGGAAAAAAGAAATCAGGAAAAGTTAAAATACCTAATGTTATAGGTATGACTAAGGAAGAGGCTGAAAAACTTGCTAAAGATAGTGGATTAAAGTTTGTATTTGAAGAAGAGTCAAGTGACAAACCTAAAGGGGTAATTATAAAATGTTATCCAGCTCCAGGACAGGAAATAGATTTAAGTGATAATGATGAAGTGAGGGCTATAGTAAGTTCAGGTGAAAAAAAATCAGGAATACCAAATTTAATTGGCATAGATTTTGAAGCGGCAAAAGAATATTTAAAATCTTATAATTTAAAACTTGGAAAGGTTACTCATGAGTACAACAATAATATAGGAAAGGGAAAAGTATGTAATCAATCTCCTAAACCGGGGTCTGAACTTGAAGAAAGTACTACAATAGATTTAGTTATAAGTAAGGGAACCCGTTTAGAAATGACTACTGTTCCAAATCTAATTAATAAAAAATTAGATGAAGCACAAACATTAATATCTAGTGCAAGATTAAAACTTGGTACTATAAATAAGATACCAACTACTGATAAGGATAAAGATGGTATAGTATCGGTACAAAGTATAGAGCCTAATTCTCGTGTTAGGCAAAATACAGTTATTAATATAACTTGTTATTCTTTTGGAGATAAAGATGTAGTATCAGTTCCTAATTTTGTGAATAAAACTGTAAAAGAAGCTCGAGAACTTGCTGCACAATCTAATGTATCAATATCTGTTAAAGGAAGAGAAGATTTTGTAATAACATCTCAAGATAAAACACCAGGAACAGCAGTTTCAAAGGGAACAAATATTATTTTAAACAGTGAACCAAATCCATAA
- the rsgA gene encoding ribosome small subunit-dependent GTPase A yields the protein MKGIIVKGIGGFYYVKTDEGIYECKARGKFRKKGLTPMVGDRVIITTNNDSYGAIEEICERDNYLIRPQVSNISQAFIVFALKNPEINIELLNKFLLQCESKNIKAIVCFNKLDLCEDYKEHEAVKMINESRYEYLFLKAKEDQGLDELKEKLQGNISVFCGPSGVGKSTILNKIVGKDIMETGLISERLKRGKHTTRHSELVEVNNGFVVDTPGFSTLDIKFDTKEELKDYFPEFHKYENQCKFNGCLHHKEPQCMVKEAVEENKINLKRYEFYTKTLEEIIKGGKSKW from the coding sequence ATGAAGGGCATAATTGTAAAAGGTATAGGTGGATTCTATTATGTTAAAACTGATGAAGGTATATATGAGTGTAAAGCTAGAGGGAAGTTTAGAAAAAAAGGATTAACGCCTATGGTAGGGGACAGAGTAATTATTACTACTAACAATGATAGTTATGGAGCCATTGAAGAAATATGTGAAAGAGATAACTACCTTATAAGACCTCAAGTTTCAAATATATCTCAAGCTTTTATAGTATTTGCATTAAAAAATCCAGAGATAAATATAGAGCTTTTAAATAAATTTTTATTACAATGTGAATCAAAAAATATAAAAGCTATAGTTTGTTTTAATAAATTAGATTTATGTGAAGATTATAAAGAGCATGAAGCAGTTAAAATGATTAATGAATCTAGGTATGAATATTTATTTTTAAAAGCTAAAGAAGACCAAGGATTAGATGAGCTAAAAGAAAAGTTACAAGGTAATATAAGTGTATTTTGTGGTCCATCTGGTGTTGGTAAGTCTACTATTTTAAATAAAATAGTAGGAAAAGATATTATGGAAACTGGATTGATAAGTGAAAGATTAAAAAGAGGAAAACATACTACAAGACATAGTGAACTTGTGGAGGTCAACAACGGATTTGTTGTTGATACTCCAGGTTTTTCAACATTAGATATTAAATTTGATACAAAAGAGGAACTAAAAGACTATTTTCCAGAGTTTCATAAATATGAAAATCAGTGCAAATTTAATGGATGTTTACATCATAAAGAACCGCAGTGCATGGTTAAAGAAGCAGTTGAAGAAAACAAGATAAATTTAAAGAGATATGAATTTTACACAAAAACTTTAGAAGAAATTATTAAAGGAGGTAAAAGTAAATGGTAA
- the rpe gene encoding ribulose-phosphate 3-epimerase, translated as MVKLAPSILSADFSRLGEDIKSLDKYGADMIHIDVMDGMFVPNISFGIPIIKSIRNITKLPFDVHLMIKEPSRYIEDFVKSGADIITVHYEADKHLDRTVNYIKSFGVKAGVAINPATSIESIKHIIPIADMILIMSVNPGFGGQKYINYCSEKIREVKALSEKFNKNLLIQVDGGVGINNIKHVVECGANVIVAGSAVFKNGEIKKNIEELKEGF; from the coding sequence ATGGTAAAATTAGCCCCATCTATATTATCAGCAGATTTTTCAAGATTAGGAGAGGACATCAAAAGCTTAGATAAATATGGTGCAGATATGATTCATATAGATGTTATGGATGGTATGTTTGTTCCTAATATATCTTTTGGTATACCTATAATTAAAAGTATAAGAAATATTACAAAACTTCCTTTTGATGTACATTTAATGATTAAAGAACCTTCAAGATATATTGAAGATTTTGTAAAAAGTGGAGCAGATATTATTACAGTACATTATGAAGCGGATAAACATTTAGATAGAACAGTTAATTACATAAAAAGTTTTGGAGTTAAAGCAGGTGTTGCAATAAATCCAGCAACGTCGATAGAAAGTATTAAACATATTATACCAATAGCAGATATGATTCTTATTATGTCTGTGAATCCTGGATTCGGTGGTCAAAAGTATATAAATTATTGTTCAGAAAAAATTAGAGAAGTTAAGGCACTATCAGAAAAGTTCAATAAGAATTTATTGATACAAGTAGATGGTGGAGTTGGTATTAATAATATTAAACATGTAGTTGAGTGTGGAGCTAATGTTATAGTTGCAGGTTCTGCAGTATTTAAAAATGGAGAGATAAAGAAAAATATAGAAGAGTTAAAAGAAGGTTTTTAG
- a CDS encoding thiamine diphosphokinase, whose amino-acid sequence MRVVIVSGGEAPTYSLLKKELKEESYLIAADSGANVLFKYDIFPQLIIGDLDSINNTALNYYKNRNTSIIEYPPEKDYTDTEIAVNEAIKLGASEIVLLGCTGSRIDHLFGNIGMLLKCLKAKVLAYIKDENNTIVLRDSSIKIKGKMGKLFSLIPYGGDVNKLNIIGAKYPLKDYCLESGSAIGISNEFLEEEVDINFEKGKLLIIYPRD is encoded by the coding sequence ATGAGAGTAGTTATTGTATCTGGTGGGGAAGCACCCACATATAGTTTACTTAAAAAAGAATTAAAAGAAGAATCTTATTTAATAGCTGCAGATAGTGGAGCAAATGTACTATTTAAATATGATATATTTCCTCAACTTATTATTGGTGATCTAGATTCTATAAATAATACGGCATTAAATTATTACAAGAATAGAAATACTAGCATAATTGAATATCCCCCAGAGAAAGATTATACTGATACAGAAATCGCTGTTAATGAAGCTATTAAATTAGGCGCCAGTGAAATAGTGTTATTAGGGTGTACAGGAAGTAGAATTGACCACTTGTTTGGAAATATAGGAATGCTTTTAAAATGCTTAAAAGCAAAAGTGTTAGCTTATATAAAAGATGAAAATAATACAATTGTTTTAAGAGATAGTTCTATTAAAATAAAAGGTAAAATGGGAAAGTTATTTTCATTGATACCATATGGTGGAGATGTAAACAAGTTAAATATAATTGGTGCAAAATATCCACTTAAAGATTATTGTTTAGAATCGGGAAGTGCTATTGGAATATCTAATGAATTTTTAGAAGAGGAAGTTGATATTAACTTTGAAAAAGGGAAATTATTAATAATATATCCTAGAGATTAA
- the rpmB gene encoding 50S ribosomal protein L28: MAKRCEVCGKGVVSGVQYSHSHRQSKRRWAPNIKNIRAVVNGVPKKISVCTRCLRSGKVQRAI, translated from the coding sequence ATGGCAAAAAGATGTGAAGTATGTGGAAAAGGCGTTGTATCTGGTGTACAATACAGTCACTCCCATCGTCAATCAAAAAGAAGATGGGCTCCAAATATAAAAAATATTAGAGCTGTAGTTAACGGAGTACCTAAGAAAATAAGCGTTTGTACTAGATGTCTTCGTTCAGGAAAAGTTCAACGTGCTATATAG
- a CDS encoding Asp23/Gls24 family envelope stress response protein: MLAIANENGNINYSVEALANIVGVSTMECYGVVGMASKSGKDGLWELIKGESLSKGVKIYNKNDKLVIELYIIVQYGTKISVIANNIIQKTKYNVENYTGLKVSNITVNVQGIRI, translated from the coding sequence ATGTTAGCGATTGCCAATGAAAATGGTAACATAAATTATTCGGTAGAGGCTTTAGCAAATATAGTTGGCGTTTCAACTATGGAGTGTTACGGTGTTGTAGGGATGGCTTCTAAAAGTGGTAAGGACGGTTTATGGGAACTTATAAAAGGGGAAAGTCTAAGCAAGGGCGTTAAAATCTATAATAAAAATGATAAATTAGTAATTGAATTATATATAATAGTTCAATACGGAACTAAAATTTCTGTTATAGCTAATAATATAATACAAAAAACAAAGTATAATGTAGAAAATTATACAGGGTTAAAAGTTTCAAATATAACTGTAAATGTTCAAGGTATAAGAATCTAA